In one Nicotiana sylvestris chromosome 8, ASM39365v2, whole genome shotgun sequence genomic region, the following are encoded:
- the LOC138875395 gene encoding uncharacterized protein — protein MRFWKKGKLCPRFIGPFEILQCVGSIAYELALPPSLAGVHPVIHVSILRKYHGDLSHMLDFSSVQLDNDLSYVKQPVTILDRQVGKLRSKDIASLKVQWRGQLVEEATWDIE, from the coding sequence atgagattttggaagaaagggaaattgtgtccaaggtttattggtccttttgagatattgcaatGTGTTGGGTcgattgcttatgagcttgccttacctcccagcttggcaggagttcatccggtaatTCATGTTTCGATTCTCCGAaaatatcacggtgatctgtcacacatgttggatttcagttcagtacAATTGGACAATGATCTATCTTATGTTAAGCAACCAGTGACGATATTGGACAGACAGGTtggaaagctgaggtcaaaggaCATTGCATCActgaaggttcagtggcgaggCCAGCTagtcgaggaggcaacttgggatATCGAGTAG